The following are encoded together in the Anopheles nili chromosome 3, idAnoNiliSN_F5_01, whole genome shotgun sequence genome:
- the LOC128727102 gene encoding uncharacterized protein LOC128727102 isoform X2, which yields MEKFVKNVNIMDETILVPCRLMDRKVGDTTDTVPAAPKAQHLGSHHGKKTNRASIEEVLITSELFEVYKMLKVVKVDLLWGRQDAEDNVEDSNTVATTNSSNTGSSSTGSEKVETNSSISPATIAPTSAKGHTRRPSTVSVASSNSASMLSDSESETSAENDSGIESEGNQEQDRSIELAKQFRTHLIGLYRSLEQMSEAANYLTARYQSDVGPV from the exons ATGGAAAAATTTGTCAAGAATGTAAACATAATGGATGAAACGATACTGGTGCCCTGTCGTTTGATGGATCGTAAG GTTGGCGACACCACGGATACGGTACCTGCCGCCCCAAAAGCTCAACACCTTGGATCCCACCATGGTAAAAAAACGAATCGTGCCTCGATAGAAGAAGTCTTGATCACTTCCGAGCTGTTCGAGGTCTACAAAATGCTAAAAGTAGTAAAGGTGGATTTGCTCTGGGGTCGCCAGGATGCGGAAGATAACGTCGAAGA CAGTAACACGGTCGCAAcaacgaacagcagcaacaccggaTCGTCTTCGACCGGAAGCGAAAAGGTAGAAacaaacagcagcatcagcccTGCTACCATTGCACCGACTTCGGCGAAAGGTCACACACGTCGTCCGAGCACAGTATCGGTAGCATCCTCTAACTCGGCAAGCATGCTGAGCGACTCCGAGAGTGAAACGTCAGCGGAAAATGATTCTGGTATCGAGTCGGAGGGAAACCAGGAGCAAGATCGCAGCATTGAGCTTGCCAAGCAATTCCGCACGCATCTGATAGGTTTGTACCGATCACTCGAACAGATGAGTGAAGCGGCAAACTATCTGACGGCTCGGTATCAGAGCGACGTTGGTCCCGTTTAA
- the LOC128727102 gene encoding protein rtoA isoform X1, whose amino-acid sequence MEKFVKNVNIMDETILVPCRLMDRKVGDTTDTVPAAPKAQHLGSHHGKKTNRASIEEVLITSELFEVYKMLKVVKVDLLWGRQDAEDNVEESVVMSCATKSASSNGSSNSSSTTNSTSSNTVATTNSSNTGSSSTGSEKVETNSSISPATIAPTSAKGHTRRPSTVSVASSNSASMLSDSESETSAENDSGIESEGNQEQDRSIELAKQFRTHLIGLYRSLEQMSEAANYLTARYQSDVGPV is encoded by the exons ATGGAAAAATTTGTCAAGAATGTAAACATAATGGATGAAACGATACTGGTGCCCTGTCGTTTGATGGATCGTAAG GTTGGCGACACCACGGATACGGTACCTGCCGCCCCAAAAGCTCAACACCTTGGATCCCACCATGGTAAAAAAACGAATCGTGCCTCGATAGAAGAAGTCTTGATCACTTCCGAGCTGTTCGAGGTCTACAAAATGCTAAAAGTAGTAAAGGTGGATTTGCTCTGGGGTCGCCAGGATGCGGAAGATAACGTCGAAGAGTCGGTGGTCATGAGCTGTGCGACGAAATCGGCTTCATCTAATGGTAGCAGTAACAGTAGTAGTACCACAAATAGCACTAGCAGTAACACGGTCGCAAcaacgaacagcagcaacaccggaTCGTCTTCGACCGGAAGCGAAAAGGTAGAAacaaacagcagcatcagcccTGCTACCATTGCACCGACTTCGGCGAAAGGTCACACACGTCGTCCGAGCACAGTATCGGTAGCATCCTCTAACTCGGCAAGCATGCTGAGCGACTCCGAGAGTGAAACGTCAGCGGAAAATGATTCTGGTATCGAGTCGGAGGGAAACCAGGAGCAAGATCGCAGCATTGAGCTTGCCAAGCAATTCCGCACGCATCTGATAGGTTTGTACCGATCACTCGAACAGATGAGTGAAGCGGCAAACTATCTGACGGCTCGGTATCAGAGCGACGTTGGTCCCGTTTAA